In the genome of Afipia felis ATCC 53690, the window TGAGGTAATGCGCCGTGCATCCCTGAAGCATGGCTGCGGCACCAAATTCGAAGGAAATGTCCTCTGGCAGCGGGACAAGCTTCCACGCAGGGACCGCAACATATTCGGCATAAGAACCGCGCGACAGACAGAAGGCGACACGCTGGCCGACTTTCAAATCCTTCACGTCTTTACCGCGAGCCTCAATCGTGCCGGACGCCTCCATACCGATCACCATCGGCAGCGGCGTTTTATACGTATGCGAACGCGCGTAGGTTCCGTTCCGCATGTAAATATCGATGAAGTTCACACCGGCATAGGCCACGCGGACAAGCGCCTCGCCATCTGCAGGCACCGGAGTGGCCGTATCCTGCATCTCGCAGACTTCGGGACCGCCAAACTGACTGATACTGATTGCCTTCATTCCATACCGCCTTCTCAGAGCAACGATAGCAACCCTCGAACCACAACAAGCAGACCGGCCATGGCGACACAGACTGTCGAGACGGCGCGATATCGCTTGGCATCGATTCGAACGAAGAAATGCGTGCCGACCATTTGACCCAGAAGCAGTCCCGGCACCGTGACGGCTGCGATCATCAGGCTTTCTCTGTTTACGATGCCGTGGATGGTGCCGAACACCAGACTTGCTGTACCCAGAAGCAGGAAGATGAAAGAAAGCGTGGCGCGGCAGCGGGCGGCAGTCCATGACGATGACAGTATGAGCAAAATGATCGGCGGCCCGGCCATCGCCACTGCGCCTTGCATCAACCCGCTGAGCGCTCCTGCCCCGACCAGTTCGTATGACTTGGGATCACGATTGAGCTTCCGACCGAGCGCCAGCGCCACAGTCGAGAAAACAACCACACCACCTACGATCAATCGCATGACGTCGGCAGGGAGAACGCCGAGAAAGAAGACGCCTGGAATCAAAGCAGGCATTCCGCCGATCCATGCGATCGCTGCCGCGCGAAAATTCGTATCATCCCAGTCGCGCAGAACCGTCGGCAGGCCTGAGGGGATTTGAAGGAGAGTGGCAATGGGAACAGCAACCGCTGGAGGATAAACGAGAGCCAACAGCGGCGTCGCAACGATGGCAAAACCGAAGCCTGTTAGTCCGCGCACGAAGGATGCGACGGTGACAGCCAATACCGCCCCTGATACGGCCAGCCAGTCCATGCACCCCTGCCTTCCCTATTCCCCAGCTCTTTTGACGGAGAGCGGCACGATTTATGCGCGAACGAACCATTCGCCGTTGTCATGGCGCAGCTCGAAAATTTCCAGCGGAAGCTCCGCGAGGCCAACCTCTTCGCCCGTTCGGATATCCCACTGCCAGAAATGCAGCGGGCACGTCAGGATCGTCCCCTCGACGGAACCTTCTGCAAGCGGCGTATCTTGATGAGGGCAATCGGCGCAGACGGCGTGAATCTTTTCTTCTGCCCTGATCAGCAGGATGATCTTGCCGGTCGGCAGCGTGACTTCCCGCCGCTCACCTTCTTCCATATCTTCAAGAGGCCCCAAAGGCAGCCAGGTCTCAGCCGAAACGGTCATAACGGATCTCTGTGGGGCTAATCTTGCACTGTGTGATGAGGGCGCGCATGGTCGCGTCCACCATCGGCGGCGGTCCCCCTACGAAAAACAGAGGCTTCTGCGCGCCGTCTGCCTCCACTGCGCCGCGAACATGATCGCGCGCGATCTCATGCACCGGCCCGAAGCTGAACCGAAGCAACGGGTATCGCGCTGCGATAGCTTCGGCACTCGTGACATCCGAAAAAGCCACGGTCACCTGTAATTTTCCGGGTGATTGTTCGACAAACTCCGAGAGCTCATCGAGCAAGTAACTTGCATCAGGATGGCGCAGGCCGAAGTACAGATGCGACGGATATTGCGCAAAATGATGACCGGCGAGGGCATGCCGGATGATGGCCATCATCCCCGCGATGCCTGAGCCACCAGCTATTGCAACAAACGGCCTCTGCTCGGCGGTTGTGAAAGTCGCGCGTCCAAGAGGACCAAAGACCTCGACGCGCTCGTCGCACTGGCCTTCGAATATGCGCGATGTAAATTGGCCGTCCTGACTGCGCCGAATGAGAAGGCTCAAACGCGCCTCGTCAGGCTCGTGGCTGATCATGGAATAGGCCCGAGGCCCTTCGATGCCTGGAAGAGACAGAAGAACGAATTGCCCGGGCAGATATTTCATCGGCTCGTCAAGCAAGACATCGAACAGACCAACCTCCGACGTCAGCAGGCGCTTGAGCATCAGCCGACCGGTACGAATGGCGCACGGCGGCTGATAGGGCGCGAAGAACGCCGAATTCAGCTTGACCTGCAGAGCACTCGTCGCCGCTGTCTGGCACAGCAGAACCTCTCCCGAACGGCGGCAGACTCGCGCGCCAGGCGCTTGCGGCCACAAATTGCTGACCGTGCCGGTCATGACCGACGCCTTGCAGTTGCCGCAAGTCCCCGTCCCGCATTCGTGCGGCAGACCGATCCCCTTCATCAGACCGGCATGAAGAATCCGTTGACCGGGTTCGACTGCAAAGGCAGCTCGTTCGCCTTTTCGATCAACGACCTCAACCAGCATCATGTCGTGACCACAACCTGGTTGCCTTCGACATGGACGTCGTAGAAGCGCAGCTTCATCGGCAGTCGTGTCTCGTCCTTGACCGTGGGCAGGCCATCGACCAGCGAAAACTCGAACCCATGCCACGGGCAGCGCAGAGTTTCGCCGTAACTACAAAACGTCATTTCGTTCACGGCATCGCTTTCGGTCGTCCCGGAAATGCAACCGAACTCGAGGTCGGCACCTTGATGAGGGCACCGGCCACCGACCGCCCGAATTTCGCCTGATGGCAACTTCGAAATGATAATCGGCGATCTTCCGATCTTGGCCGGGGTAATTTTGCCAACGTCCAATTCATCGACACTGCAGACAACATGTTTCGCCATAATTTATTCTGCCGCCTCGCTTGGGATCTTCTTATTGTGTCCACCGAGCTCGTAAAACTCTGCCGCATTGCGCCACAGAATTTTTTCTCGCGTGGTCGGCGGCAGTAATTTCGGAATCGCTGCGTTCGGATCGTCGAAATCGAAATGCGGATAGTCGGTGGAGAAGACGAGGATATCGTCGGTCCCCATCAGATCGATCAACTTCATCCAGTCTTCGCTGGAGATGTCCTCCGTCGGCTGCGTGGACAGCCGCAGACGCTCGCGGCAGTGCTGGCTCGGGAGCTTCTTGAGCCACGGCACCTCCACCCGGCCCTGCCTGTATTCACGATCCATTCGCCACATCACATGCGGCAACCAGCTGAACCCACCCTCGAGGATTATGAACCGGAGGTTCGGATAGGCATCGAATACCCCGTTACAGACCAGGCTGATGACCTGGGGCATCAGCGAAATCGGAATCAGGCAATGTCGTTCCATGTAGTGGAGGCCCATCCCGTAAGGGCCCTGCGCGAACGTCGTGTGATGGAATGCGACCATCAGACGATTCCGTTCCGCCGCTTCAAAGATCGGCCTGTACATCGGGTGCCCGTAAGCGATGTCGTCAACGACGGGCAACATGACCTGACGCATCTTCGGATGGGCGGCCATACGATCGATTTCGCGCGCGGCGGCTTCCGGGTCGCGGGCATTGATCTGAATGCTTCCGAGGAAGCGCTCGTCCTTCGATAGCCAGTGCTCAACGACATAATCGTTGTAGGCGGCCGCCAAGGCGGTCGCCAGACCGTACTGAAGCTTGAGCCCGGTCGGATAGAAGTAACCGGTCAGCACGGCGTGGCTGAGGTCGTACTCGTCCAGCAATTGCCGCCGCATCAACGAATAGTCGGACACCGACGCGGAGCCATCCGCGCTGCGTACATCCGCACGGTTTCCAAGCCCCGGCGAGGTGTAAGCAAATGGCTGACTGAAACCGCGCCACGCGCCGTTCGCAATCCAGCTCTTGTAGGGTTCCGGAAGATACGGAACCAGATCCTTGATGCTGGAAAAGCTCTCGTGAACGTCGGTGTCGATGATGCGCATAGTCGTCCTCGTAGTTTCTCGAATGTGTATCAATCAGTTGGGATTGGCCGCTGCAGTCGCTTCAGCCATCTGCAGGTCGGGACGCTTGTCTTTTGAAGAACGGAAAATCATTTTCTTCAGCGTCGGGAACACAAGCGACAGCAATGCAAGGAACATCAGCGTTGCACTGATTGGCGACCGGAAGAACATCGTCCAGTCGTCGTGATAAGTGATCATGCTACGCGTGAACGAGTCCTCGGCGATCGGTCCGAGAATGGAGCCGAGCACCATTGGCGCGACCGGCAGCTTGACCCGCTCCATGATCCAGGCGAGCACGCCGAAGATCACCACGACCCACAGATCGGACATGGCGTTGCGGTCGGCAAAGGCGCCGATCAGCGCGAACATGGCGATTATCGCGATCAGGATACCCGGTGGCACCTTGAGCACCTTGATGATGAGCCGGATCCAGACGAATCCGAGCAGGCACATGCCGATCACCGACACGAACATCGAGGCCAGAATAGTGTAGACGGTCAGAGCCGATTCCGGATTCTTCAGCATGAAGGGGCCGGGCTGCACGCCATGCAGCAGGAACGCTGCGAGGATCACCGCAGTCGCACCACTACCTGGCAAACCGAGCGTCAGCAGCGGCACCATATGACCCGCCACCGATGCAGTGGATGCGATCTGCGGGGCAACAATACCTTCTGGAATGCCGGTGCCGATCTGGCGACCCCGCTTACCGTACTGACGCTCGACGCCGTAGGACACGAAGGAAGATATCGTCGCGCCTGCACCGGGAATGAGACCGAGTAGCGTGCCGATGGTCGTGCTCCGCGCCAGGGTCGCACGCAGTCCCCACAATTCGCGCAATGACGGCAAGCTGGTCGCCGTGCTGCTGGCACCCGGCAAAGAGACGGACTTTGAGCCCTGCCCGATCTTGTCGAGAATTTCGCCAAAACCGTACATGCCGACCAGCACCATCACGAACGGCACGCCATTGATGAGCACATCGGATCCGAAGGTGAACCGTTCCGAGCCGTAGGTGGCGTCGATGCCGACCGTGGAAACCAGCAAACCGATGCACATGCTGATCAGCGCGTTCGGGAGAGACTTACCTGCCAGCGCGACGACGGTCGTCAAGCCGAAGAAAACGGCGGCGAAATATTCCGGCGCACCGAAACTCAGAGCGATTTTGCTGAGCGGACCGGCAAGACTGACCATGACCGCCGAGGACACAAGACCTCCGGTGAGTGCAGCAACCAGCGCCCAGCCGAGCGCCTTCGCCGCATCCCCCCGCATCGTCATGCTCCAGCCGTCCCAAAGCAGCGGGACGTCCATTGGTTCACCCGGAATTTTGTAGAGGATCGCCGTGTAGCAGCCGGCATAAGTACCGGACATGTAGATAGCAGTGAGCAGAATGATCGAGGTCTCGAGGCTCATCGAATAGGTAAAGGGCAGTGCGAGCACGACACCCATGACAAGGCCAAGACCGGGCAGCACGGACACGGCCATGCCGACGCACAGGCCGATCACCAGCGCAACCATGTCCTGCCATTTGAAGACTTCGGCAAAGCCGGCAATCAGAAGATGAAAGGTATCCATTCCATTGCCCTCAGTTAGCGCCGACGAGTTTCATGACAATCAGGGATATCTGGGCAAACGGCCCCTCCCCGAGCGGCAGGGCGACATAGATCAGCTTCATGAAGAAGAATGAGAACCCAAAGCTGATGGCCAGCGACAGCAGACCGAGGAAGACCGGTCTGCGAACCCCGCCGATCCACATCACTGCGGCGACGTACAGGACCGTCGCGACGAAGAACCCGACAAGGTCGAACAGCAGCAGATAGGCGACAGTGGCGGCGGTCGCGGCGGCAACCAGCATCGGATGGGCTTCCATTCGTTGCGAGAAGCCCTCGTCGTCCATCTCGTTCGCAGCGTCCGCAACAGGACGCGGCCTGACCCAAACGACGATCCGGCGCAGAATCTCGAATGCGGAGACGGCGATCAGCAAAGCGATGATGATCTTGGGCCACCGCTCCGGCCCCATCTGGCCGGGAACTTCGGCATAAGAAATCTCAGATGCGACGCGATAAAGAAAGATCGCGACGGCGACGATGAGAACGTAGGGCCCGAGTTCACGGAGCCATTTCAGCGGAGACATAGGAGCGCCGGACTCGGCGCCCCCATCCATTGGTTTGCTGGACATCGTATCACCAGACATGGCTGCAACGCGATTACTTGGCGGCCGCAGTGGCGGCGTTGGACTGCGAAAGCGCACTCGCCTCGCTCAACCAGTCCGTCATGAACTTCACGCTGTTCTCGGAGCCGACGAAGCTGTCGGCTTCGGCGTACTGCAGCTTGAGGTAGTCGCGATACTCTTTGGCCTGTGCGACCTTGGCCAGCGCAGTCGACAAGGTCTTCACGATCGCCGGATCGGTGCCGGAACGAACGATGACGACGCGGAACTGCGGAAGGAAGACGTTGTAGCCAAGCTTGCCCGAGTAAGCGACGTTCTCGAAGCCTTCGACCGGCTTCTTGCTGAAGAACAGCACCGGCTTGATCTGCTTGCCGTCGATGAAGCTGCGAATGTCACCGGCCTGTTCGTAGAGAAGATCGCTCTGGCCACCGACCACCGACGCATAGCGCATGCCCGGCTCGGCGAAGCCGACGCTCTGGAATTTCATGCCCTTGTTCTTGAAGTAGTTGACCGACATGTCGTCCGGGCTGCCATAGCCCGTCACCGCCATGCGCATTTCCTTGTCCTTGACCGCCTTTTGCACGTCGTCCCAGGTCTGCAGCGGCCCGGTCGCGTTCGAGAAGAACCCCGACGGCTGCTGGATCATGACCGCGATCGGCGTGATCTGCTCAAGTTTGAAGCGAGAGTTCTTCGCAGCGAACAGCGCGAACGTATCGCCCGTCATGACTTCGATGGTGTAGCCATCCGCTGGTGAGGTCACGAGCTTGGTCAGGCCGGTCTGCCCGGTCGCGCCCGGCATGTTCACCACCGGCACCGACGTCTTCAGTTCGGGCTCAACCAACTTGCTGATGATCCGCGCCACCTGATCGGCGCCGCCGCCCGGTCCCCAAGGCACAATGAAGGTGATCGGACGGGATGGATAATCGGCTGCAACCGATGCAGCCGGTGAAATAGCCACGGCACCGGCCAGGCCCGCAGCGAAAGCCAAGAAAAGACCCCTCATTAGCTTACTCCCTGATTTATTTGGATTTTTTGGAAGAACGTTTTGCTTCTTTTGATTTGGATCAAAACTTGACAGCAAATCTCCCGGGAGTCTACAAAAAAATGGTACATTTTATGTAAGAAAATGGAACGATAATTCATGTCCCCGAGCCTTTCCAATTCCAAAATCACCCTCGCCGCCGCCAAATTGCGGCTACCGCTCACCGTCCCCTACCGATTGGCGTTTGGTGAACAGACGCATTTCGACGTTCTGCTCGTGGCAGCGCTCGGCAACGGCACTGTCGGATGGGGTGAAGCGACCATCCTGCCCGGCTACACTGACGAGACGATCGAACAGGCCTGGTCACTGGCGAAAGACCTCACGGATCGCTGCACGACGATTCAGGATCTGAATTCCGCATGTGACAAAATGCTGGATAGCGCGCCATTCACCGCGACCGCATTCCTGACAGCACTGGACTGGCTCGCAGAAAATCCGATCCTCCGCCGCCGCGGCCGCTTCGAACTGCTGGGCACCGTGAATGGCAAGGCCGACAATCGCGACAAGCTCGAGCAGGAAGTCGAGACGCTGCTCGGGCGCGGCTACAAAACGCTGAAGGTCAAAATCGGATGGGAGCCGGAAGCCGATCTCAAGCAGGTCAACGTGGTCCGGGAGATCGTGAACGGGCGCGCAAAATTACGCGTCGATGGCAATCAGGGATACACCCGGGATCAAGCTATCCATTTCCTGAGCCGACTCGAGCCGGAGGATATCGAGCTTGTCGAGCAACCTTGCGCTGCGGAGGACTGGGACTCGGCGGCGGCCATCACCAAGGCCAGCAAGGTGCCTTTGATGCTCGACGAGTCGATCTATGCTCTGAGCGACATAGACCGTGCAGCCGATCTGAAATGCGCCGATTACATCAAGCTCAAACTCATGAAGCTGGGCCGATTGAATACGTTGGAGAACGGTCTTCGCCAGATTTCCGATCGCGGCATGACCGCAGTTCTCGGAAACGGCGTCGCAACGGACCTCGGCTGCTGGATGGAGCTTTGCGTAGCGCTCGGCAATGTCAAAACTGCCGGCGAAATGAATGGATTTTTGAAGACGCCGGTTCAGCTTCTTGAGCCGGTGCTGAAATGCGAGGGCGCATCCGTCATTCTCGATGGAAGCATGCCCAGGATTAATCTAGATGCTGTAAGGGGCCACGCGATTGATCGCGCCGGCGCCTGGAAAGAACTGGACTAGAGCGAAACATCCACACGGACTTAAGCGAGCTATGGCGACAAAAACGAACGATGATGCAGACAGCAAGATGACCGCGGTTCAAAAGGCCGCGCGTCTGCTTCAAGCCATTGCATCCGCCGAAGAGCCGAAGTCGCTCGCGGACCTCGCCGAACAAGCAGAAATGCCGAAACCCTCGGTCCATCGCCTTCTCCTCCAACTCGAAGATGTCGGATTCGTTCAGCGCGATCTCAGCGGCCGGGGCTATACGGTCGGCGCGTCATGGCTGCGGCTCTCGGTCGATGCACTGGTCGCCCAGGCGCGCCAACCGATCGTGCGCGGGATCATGCAGAAGCTCGTCGACCGCGTGAAAGAGTCCTGCAACCTCTCGGTTCTGCAAAATCACGAGGTGCTCTATCTCGAGCGCGTGGAATGCGACTGGCCGCTGCGCATGCAGTTGCAATCCGGCTCACGCGTTCCCATCCACGCGACCGCATCAGGCAAGCTGTTGATCGCTCAAATGTCCGAGAAAAACCGGCGAGCGCTTCTCAACAGCATTCACCGCGAAAAATTTACCGACACCACAATCGTTGATCTGGATGAGATGGAAGAAGAATGCCGCCTCATCCGAAAAAACGATCTGTCGATGAACAAGGAAGAATACCATCGCGGACTGATCGGCGTTTCCGTGCCGCTGCGGCGTTCGGACAACACGGTCATCGCCACCCTTTCGATCCATGCACCGAGCTTCAGAATGTCCGTTGAAACAGCGCTCAGCTATGCGCCGCTGTTGAAGGAATCAGCGAAAGAAATCGTGGCCGAGCTTGGGCTCTAGCGCTTCTTCCAGCCGACTAGCCAGAAGCGGAAAGGAACTGGGAGATAGTCGCTATTAGAGGACCACGCTGGTGCCTGAACATTGTCGATTCCGCATGAACTCGCAAGATTTTGGCGTCATCGCACGCGAGAAGGTACAGCTTTCGACATCGCTCCTTCTTCATACCAGCCCCTTGTTGCCTTCACGATTTTAACAACCGAAAGCATCACCGGCACTTCCACCAGAACGCCGACAACGGTGGCAAGCGCAGCTCCCGAGGTCAGACCGAACAGGCTAATGGCTGCTGCTACCGCCAACTCGAAGAAGTTGCTGGCACCGATGAGAGCACTCGGCGCGGCCACACACCACGCAACACCCAGCCGTCGGCTGAGCCAATAAGCGATACCGGCATTGAGATAAACTTGGATCAGGATTGGCACGGCCAGCAAGGCGATCACCACCGGCTGGGCAAGGATTTGCTGCCCTTGAAAGGCGAACAGCAAAACCAAGGTTGCGAGTAGAGCAACCAGCGAAACAGGCTGGAGCGTTCGCAGTGTTCGCTCCAAGCGCCCCGGACTTCCGACGATAGAGCGCCGCCATACCTGAGCGATGACGACCGGAATGACGATGTAGAGGCCGACCGATAGAAGGAGCGTCGTCCAAGGCACCGTGATGGACGCAACGCCAAGCAGCAGCCCAACCAGCGGGGCGAACAGGAAAATCATAATCACATCGTTTAGCGCCACTTGGCTAAGCGTGTAATGAGGCTCGCCTTCGCAGAGATTCGACCACACGAACACCATTGCAGTGCATGGTGCAGCAGCAAGCAAGATCAACCCAGCGATGTACGACGAGACTTGCGAGGCTGGCAGCAACGGGGCGAACCAATGGCCGATGAACAGGGAGGCAAGAAGAGCCATCGAGAAAGGCTTGATGGCCCAGTTGACGAGGAGCGTAACTCCGATCCCGCGCCAATGCTGTCGGACCTCTCCAAGTGCTCCGAAGTCAATCTTGAGGAGCATCGGAATAATCATCAGCCAGATCAGCAGGGCCACCGGAAGGTTGACCTTGGCGATCTCCGCTCTGGCAATGACTTCAAAAAGCCCCGGAAGGAAATGCCCCAAGGCAACACCGAACACGATGCAAAGAGCAACCCACAGCGAAAGGTAACGCTCGAATACGCTCATGTGTCACGCCACATCGTTACGAGGCGACGTGCTGCCCTCGCTTTGTCCAATGTCGTGGAGCTTGGTCTTGAGCGACAGCTTATCGATGCTCGCAAGGGGTAAGCTGACAAACGCATCAACCCTGCTTTTCATGTAGCGGAAGGCCGCAACGAAGGCCGCTTCCTTCTCTATCTCACTGCCAGTGACCTTTGCGGGATCATCAATGCCCCAATGCGCCACCGCAGGATGTCCGGGCCAAACTGGACACACCTCACCCGCCGCGTTGTCGCAAACGGTGAAGACGAAATCCATTACCGGAGCGTCAGGCTGCGAGAACTCAAGCCATGTTTTGGAGCGCAGTCCCTCGGTCGGATAGCCGAAGCTCTCAAGGGTCTGGATCGCGAACGGGTTGACGCGGCCGTTCGGGGTACTTCCTGCCGAGAATGCCCGGAAGCGCCCTTCCCCATCTTTTCTCAAGATGGATTCGGCAAGGATCGATCGTGCGCTATTGCCGGTGCAGAGAAACAAGACGTTGTAAATTGGATCAGTCATGTGAGCCTCACGCATGTTCCTTTTTCCGTTTCTTGGTGCTGGCCGGGGTGCAGCATGTATCGGCCAACGCGGGAGTGCAGATTTCCGGGTGGCCGCTACAGCAATCCTTCATCAGGAAGGCGATCAGCCCTCGCAGCGTTTCAAAGTCTGCCGAATAGATGATCGAACGCGCCTCACGTCTCGAATTGACAAGGCCAGCGTGTTCTAGGTCTTTCAGGTGGAACGACACGTTGGACGCGGCCACACCCGCGCGTTCGGCGATCAGCCCTGCTGCCAAACCAAGCGGCCCCGCTTTCACCAACATCCGAACAATCGCCAGTCGTGTGTCTTGAGCGAGGGCTCCGAAGGCGGAGATGGCTTGACGCTGATCCATCGACGATCCTATATTTCAATAAATATCAAAATGAAGGTATAGCAAAATGGGCGAGATTGCCAACCCCCTTTCTTCCTCCGACGAGCTTTCCCTTGATGCGTTGCTAGGTACGTTGGACGCCCACAAGGAAAAAGCGCTGATCTTTCATTACGACGGGCAGGACGTTCGTCCGAGCTACCACGTCACCGAAGTGAAGACGGGCGCGTTCAATGCGCTGGACTGCGGCGCAAATCCTGAGAGCTGGCAGGAAACCTTCATCCAGTTATGGGACATCGTCGAAGAAAATCGCGGACACATGCCGGTCGGGAAGTTCTTGGCGATCATGGGGAAGGTCGCCCAAAGCGTCCCATTCCCGCGAGATGGCAAGTTGACCTTCGAAGTGAGCGACGGCGTGAGACCGATGCAACTCTACAAGGCGGATACACTCACCATTGAAGACGATGCTGTTCGTGTACCGCTCTCGCCACGTCCATCGAGCTGCAAGCCGCGCGACCGCTGGCTTGAAGAACAAAAGGCATCGTGCTGCACTCCGAAGAATAGCCAACCCTGTTGCGGGTGAGGTTCGATTGCTTGCTCAGGGTTAGGTGACGGTGCCAAGCCAAATCAGAATTGTCGTTCCTCTCGGCATTACGCAAACGCTTGCGTGGGCATCCAGCTACTATCTTCCGGCGATTCTGGCGGACCCTATTGCTCGCGATCTCGGGCTAACGGCAAACTGGATATTCGGCGCGTTCTCAGCCGCACTCGTGATTTCGGGATTGCTGGGTCCAAGGATCGGTCGCCAAATTGATCTCGTCGGTGGCCGGTGGGTGTTATCCGGGTCGAATATTATTTTAGCTGCGGGACTCGTAGCCCTTGCGTTCACCCACTCTGTCGCGATGCTTCTATTCGCATGGCTTCTTCTCGGCATCGGTATGGGGCTCGGGCTCTATGATGCGGCGTTCGGTGCCTTGGGACGCATCTTCGGTCAATCAGCGAGGTCAGCGATTACAGGCGTGACCCTTTTCGCAGGCTTCGCGAGTACTATTGGGTGGCCTCTAACCTCACTAGGGCTTGGCGCCATCGGCTGGCGGGAAACATGCCTTGCATGGGCTGCGATTCATATTGCTATCGGGCTTCCGTTGAACCTGATCTTTATTCCCAAAGCGGCGCCACATGACTCTTTAGCGGTAAACAGCAGCAAGCCGTCCATTCCGATGGACCGCACAATGATTCTCTTGGCGTTTGTGTTCGCTGCTGCGTGGACCGTGACAGGCGCGATGGCTGCACACTTCCCAAGAATACTTGAGGCGGCAGGAGCTTCGCCCTCGCAAGCAATCTTAGCAGGCGCTTTGATTGGTCCGGCGCAGGTGGCGGCTCGGATCGCAGAGGCAGGGTTTTTATCGCGCTACCACCCGTTGATTTCTACACGGCTTGCTTGTCTCGCGCATCCAATCGGTGCGGCATTTGTAGGAATCTTTGGCGGCCCGGCAGCAATGGCTTTGGCAATCCTGCATGGTGCAGGCAACGGCATACTGACGATCGCACGAGGCACGCTGCCGCTCGCTATCTTCGGTCCTCAAAACTACGCCTATCGCTTGGGGATTCTCGGAGCGCCTTCCAGAGTGGCGCAGGCGATTGCGCCGTTCGCCTTTGGTATCCTGATCGAATACATAGGAACCGGCGTGCTGATCATTTCATCTGCGCTGAGCCTATCAGCGCTAGCCGCCCTGCTATTGCTAAGACCGAGACGCACCGAAATATGCCGTCGTGACAGACGGACATGATCGTCGTGATGAAGCAGTCGTATTCCAGTGGCCATCCATCGGGGAAAAAAAGCGGG includes:
- a CDS encoding sulfite exporter TauE/SafE family protein gives rise to the protein MDWLAVSGAVLAVTVASFVRGLTGFGFAIVATPLLALVYPPAVAVPIATLLQIPSGLPTVLRDWDDTNFRAAAIAWIGGMPALIPGVFFLGVLPADVMRLIVGGVVVFSTVALALGRKLNRDPKSYELVGAGALSGLMQGAVAMAGPPIILLILSSSWTAARCRATLSFIFLLLGTASLVFGTIHGIVNRESLMIAAVTVPGLLLGQMVGTHFFVRIDAKRYRAVSTVCVAMAGLLVVVRGLLSLL
- a CDS encoding Rieske (2Fe-2S) protein gives rise to the protein MTVSAETWLPLGPLEDMEEGERREVTLPTGKIILLIRAEEKIHAVCADCPHQDTPLAEGSVEGTILTCPLHFWQWDIRTGEEVGLAELPLEIFELRHDNGEWFVRA
- a CDS encoding FAD-binding oxidoreductase; translated protein: MLKRLLTSEVGLFDVLLDEPMKYLPGQFVLLSLPGIEGPRAYSMISHEPDEARLSLLIRRSQDGQFTSRIFEGQCDERVEVFGPLGRATFTTAEQRPFVAIAGGSGIAGMMAIIRHALAGHHFAQYPSHLYFGLRHPDASYLLDELSEFVEQSPGKLQVTVAFSDVTSAEAIAARYPLLRFSFGPVHEIARDHVRGAVEADGAQKPLFFVGGPPPMVDATMRALITQCKISPTEIRYDRFG
- a CDS encoding Rieske (2Fe-2S) protein, with product MAKHVVCSVDELDVGKITPAKIGRSPIIISKLPSGEIRAVGGRCPHQGADLEFGCISGTTESDAVNEMTFCSYGETLRCPWHGFEFSLVDGLPTVKDETRLPMKLRFYDVHVEGNQVVVTT
- a CDS encoding amidohydrolase family protein, with protein sequence MRIIDTDVHESFSSIKDLVPYLPEPYKSWIANGAWRGFSQPFAYTSPGLGNRADVRSADGSASVSDYSLMRRQLLDEYDLSHAVLTGYFYPTGLKLQYGLATALAAAYNDYVVEHWLSKDERFLGSIQINARDPEAAAREIDRMAAHPKMRQVMLPVVDDIAYGHPMYRPIFEAAERNRLMVAFHHTTFAQGPYGMGLHYMERHCLIPISLMPQVISLVCNGVFDAYPNLRFIILEGGFSWLPHVMWRMDREYRQGRVEVPWLKKLPSQHCRERLRLSTQPTEDISSEDWMKLIDLMGTDDILVFSTDYPHFDFDDPNAAIPKLLPPTTREKILWRNAAEFYELGGHNKKIPSEAAE
- a CDS encoding tripartite tricarboxylate transporter permease translates to MDTFHLLIAGFAEVFKWQDMVALVIGLCVGMAVSVLPGLGLVMGVVLALPFTYSMSLETSIILLTAIYMSGTYAGCYTAILYKIPGEPMDVPLLWDGWSMTMRGDAAKALGWALVAALTGGLVSSAVMVSLAGPLSKIALSFGAPEYFAAVFFGLTTVVALAGKSLPNALISMCIGLLVSTVGIDATYGSERFTFGSDVLINGVPFVMVLVGMYGFGEILDKIGQGSKSVSLPGASSTATSLPSLRELWGLRATLARSTTIGTLLGLIPGAGATISSFVSYGVERQYGKRGRQIGTGIPEGIVAPQIASTASVAGHMVPLLTLGLPGSGATAVILAAFLLHGVQPGPFMLKNPESALTVYTILASMFVSVIGMCLLGFVWIRLIIKVLKVPPGILIAIIAMFALIGAFADRNAMSDLWVVVIFGVLAWIMERVKLPVAPMVLGSILGPIAEDSFTRSMITYHDDWTMFFRSPISATLMFLALLSLVFPTLKKMIFRSSKDKRPDLQMAEATAAANPN
- a CDS encoding tripartite tricarboxylate transporter TctB family protein, which produces MSSKPMDGGAESGAPMSPLKWLRELGPYVLIVAVAIFLYRVASEISYAEVPGQMGPERWPKIIIALLIAVSAFEILRRIVVWVRPRPVADAANEMDDEGFSQRMEAHPMLVAAATAATVAYLLLFDLVGFFVATVLYVAAVMWIGGVRRPVFLGLLSLAISFGFSFFFMKLIYVALPLGEGPFAQISLIVMKLVGAN
- a CDS encoding Bug family tripartite tricarboxylate transporter substrate binding protein — encoded protein: MRGLFLAFAAGLAGAVAISPAASVAADYPSRPITFIVPWGPGGGADQVARIISKLVEPELKTSVPVVNMPGATGQTGLTKLVTSPADGYTIEVMTGDTFALFAAKNSRFKLEQITPIAVMIQQPSGFFSNATGPLQTWDDVQKAVKDKEMRMAVTGYGSPDDMSVNYFKNKGMKFQSVGFAEPGMRYASVVGGQSDLLYEQAGDIRSFIDGKQIKPVLFFSKKPVEGFENVAYSGKLGYNVFLPQFRVVIVRSGTDPAIVKTLSTALAKVAQAKEYRDYLKLQYAEADSFVGSENSVKFMTDWLSEASALSQSNAATAAAK